A genomic window from Bacteroidales bacterium includes:
- a CDS encoding tail fiber protein, producing MDTEVYIGTIQLFGFFFAPSGWLSCEGQTLNITQYQALFALIGNTYGGDGRTTFAVPNLNGAAPLPNMKYYIALTGLYPTRD from the coding sequence ATGGATACAGAAGTATATATTGGAACTATCCAATTATTTGGATTTTTTTTCGCCCCATCTGGGTGGCTATCATGTGAAGGTCAAACATTAAACATTACACAGTACCAGGCTTTATTTGCTTTAATTGGCAATACATACGGGGGTGATGGCAGAACAACTTTTGCAGTTCCTAATCTGAATGGTGCAGCACCATTGCCAAACATGAAATATTATATAGCATTAACGGGACTCTATCCTACACGGGATTAA
- a CDS encoding tail fiber protein, giving the protein MDPILGQIQLFSFFFAPQGWMSCEGQILNVQNYTALYSLIGNAYGGSGQTTFALPNLNGAAPLPNMKYYIAIEGIYPSRS; this is encoded by the coding sequence ATGGATCCAATTCTAGGACAAATTCAATTATTCTCATTCTTTTTCGCCCCACAGGGATGGATGTCATGTGAAGGCCAGATATTAAATGTTCAAAATTATACGGCCTTGTATTCCTTAATTGGCAATGCATATGGCGGAAGCGGTCAAACAACATTTGCATTACCAAATTTAAACGGCGCTGCACCGTTGCCAAATATGAAATATTATATCGCCATAGAAGGCATATACCCTTCAAGAAGTTAA